In Arachis stenosperma cultivar V10309 chromosome 1, arast.V10309.gnm1.PFL2, whole genome shotgun sequence, one DNA window encodes the following:
- the LOC130970280 gene encoding serine/threonine-protein kinase STY13-like has protein sequence MKEGSEGFVRADQIDLKSIDEQLERHLNKVITMDKKKNLDDDLHHHHNLLPQLHTTTSASSSPKFKSPVSSPFKKQRQDWEIDPSKLIIKSVIARGTFGTVHRALYDSQDVAVKLLDWGEEGQRTEAEVNSLRSAFIQEVAVWHKLDHPNVTKFIGATMGSSELQIQTENGVISMPSNICCVVVEYLPGGTLKSYLIKNRRRKLAFKVVIQLALDLARGLSYLHSQKIVHRDVKTENMLLDKTRTVKIADFGVARVEASNPNDMTGETGTLGYMAPEVLNGNPYNRKCDVYSFGICLWEIYCCDMPYPDLSFSEITSAVVRQNLRPEIPRCCPSSLANVMKKCWDASPDKRPEMDEVVSMLEAIDTSKGGGMIPVDQQQGCLCFRKYRGP, from the exons atgaaagagGGTAGTGAGGGGTTCGTGAGAGCTGATCAGATTGATCTGAAGAGCATAGATGAGCAGCTCGAGAGGCATCTCAACAAGGTCATCACCATGGACAAGAAGAAGAACCTCGACGACGACCTTCACCACCATCACAACCTTCTTCCTCAGCTTCACACAACCACaagcgcttcttcttctcccaaaTTCAAGAGTCCCGTTAGTAGTCCTTTCAAGAAGCAGAGGCAGGATTGGGAAATTGACCCTTCCAAGCTCATCATTAAGTCCGTTATAGCGCGTGGCACTTTCGGCACTGTTCACCGTGCTCTCTATGATTCTCAAGATGTTGCtg TCAAATTGCTGGATTGGGGCGAAGAAGGGCAAAGGACGGAAGCCGAAGTTAATTCTTTGAGGTCAGCCTTTATACAGGAAGTTGCTGTATGGCACAAACTTGACCATCCCAATGTCACAAAG tttATAGGTGCAACTATGGGGTCTTCAGAACTACAGATACAAACCGAGAATGGTGTAATTAGCATGCCGAGCAATATCTGTTGTGTTGTTGTTGAGTATCTTCCAGGAGGAACACTTAAATCTTACTTAATAAAGAACAGGAGGAGGAAACTAGCCTTTAAGGTTGTCATCCAGCTGGCACTTGATCTTGCAAGAGG GCTGAGTTACCTTCACTCGCAGAAGATTGTCCATAGAGATGTAAAGACAGAAAACATGCTATTGGATAAGACACGTACAGTTAAAATTGCCGATTTTGGGGTTGCACGAGTGGAGGCATCAAATCCTAACGATATGACTGGGGAGACTGGCACTCTTGGTTACATGGCTCCAGAG GTTTTAAATGGCAACCCCTATAACAGGAAGTGTGATGTGTACAGTTTTGGAATCTGCTTGTGGGAGATTTATTGTTGTGACATGCCATATCCTGACCTAAGTTTCTCAGAAATTACTTCAGCCGTGGTTCGCCAG AATCTGAGACCAGAAATACCAAGATGTTGCCCAAGCTCTCTAGCAAATGTGATGAAGAAATGCTGGGATGCGAGTCCCGATAAGCGGCCAGAGATGGACGAGGTGGTCTCGATGTTGGAGGCCATTGACACATCCAAAGGCGGAGGCATGATTCCCGTTGATCAGCAACAGGGTTGTCTTTGCTTCCGCAAGTACAGAGGTCCTTGA
- the LOC130963858 gene encoding bidirectional sugar transporter SWEET5 codes for MADLNLARLIIGIIGNVISFCLFMSPMPTFVQICKAKSVQDFKPDPYVVTVLNCAMWSFYGMPFVTKNNVLVLTINGFGFFLELFYTGIFLAFSPWGKRRKILLALLAEAIFVALVVFFVLYFVESLKERALIVGLICIFVNILMYFSPLTVIRQVIKDKSVKYMPFCLSLANFCNAVVWTVYACLKWDLFILIPNALGALSGLVQLILYAVFYRSTNWDQESAIEV; via the exons ATGGCTGACCTTAATCTAGCAAGACTAATTATCGGAATAATTG GAAATGTCATCTCTTTTTGCTTATTCATGTCACCAAT GCCTACATTTGTGCAAATATGCAAAGCAAAATCAGTGCAAGATTTCAAGCCAGATCCTTATGTAGTGACAGTACTGAATTGTGCAATGTGGTCATTCTATGGAATGCCATTCGTGACCAAAAATAACGTTCTTGTTCTCACAATCAATGGCTTTGGCTTcttccttgagctcttctacactggcatcttccttgcattctCACCTTGGGGTAAAAGG AGGAAGATTCTGCTAGCCCTTTTAGCCGAGGCCATCTTCGTTGCTTTGGTGGTATTTTTTGTGTTGTATTTCGTTGAATCCTTGAAGGAAAGAGCCTTAATTGTTGGACTCATATGCATCTTCGTCAACATCCTTATGTACTTTTCACCCTTGACCGTCATA CGTCAAGTAATCAAAGACAAAAGTGTGAAGTACATGCCTTTCTGCCTTTCCCTTGCTAACTTCTGCAACGCTGTCGTCTGGACGGTATATGCATGTCTTAAATGGGATCTTTTCATTCTG ATTCCAAATGCCTTAGGAGCACTTTCAGGATTGGTGCAACTTATTCTCTATGCCGTTTTTTACCGATCAACTAACTGGGACCAAGAAAGCGCAATCGAAGTATAG
- the LOC130977181 gene encoding U-box domain-containing protein 19-like — protein sequence MNHNNSNNLIHQRDRRVLSLPAVHPCEGISPNTLISSLVTLSQNICNYQHSFFATQRRNAREAIRQVSIILFFLLEIQERSLPIPQSTVLSLSELHFTFQKIHFLLQDCVLQGARLLLLAKSNHVASLFQSLVRAVATSLDVLPLHEIEVSGEVRELVELLAKQARKAKMEHEPKDEHMSKSVHSILKQLEKGIEVDKNALKEIIEYLEIKTWNECNREINLLEEEIALECSNCNEREHERDAPLLSSLLGLMSYCRVVIFETLEISNNREKSETRMSTEMITSVNPEDFRCPISLEMMTDPVTVTTGQTYDRASIKKWLKAGNTICPKTGENLSNTELVPNTTLKRLIQQFCNDNGISLSKSTNRNRDLANTILPGSAANAHAMQFVSWFLTRMLAFGTDKQKSKAAYEIRLLARSNLFNRACLIQVGTIPPLLDLLLCTDEKSTQENAISALMKLSKHATGPQHIMDSNGLKPILTVLKKGLSLEARQVAAATVFYLSSVREYRKVVGENPEVVPSLVELVNEGTTCGKRNAVVAIYGLVLVPRNQKRAIEAGVVHALVGVLGSSEKDELVTECLAVLAVLAENVEGANAILRTSALSLITGMLQTASLRVGKEHCASILLSLCVNIGAEVVAVLAKDPSVMPLLYSLLTEGTSHAAKKARFLIKVLQDFSETRASGFKGSSVPQEPSLPVW from the coding sequence ATGAATCATAACAATAGTAATAATCTCATTCATCAAAGGGACCGCCGTGTGCTATCACTACCGGCGGTGCACCCTTGCGAAGGGATATCTCCGAACACCCTCATTTCCTCCCTTGTTACCCTCTCCCAGAACATATGCAACTACCAACACAGCTTCTTCGCAACACAGAGACGAAACGCAAGAGAAGCAATCCGCCAAGTCAGTATCatcctcttcttccttctcgAAATTCAAGAACGAAGCTTACCAATCCCTCAATCCACCGTCCTCAGCCTCTCGGAACTTCACTTCACGTTTCAGAAGATCCACTTCTTGCTGCAAGATTGCGTACTTCAAGGCGCGCGCCTCTTGCTTCTCGCCAAGTCCAACCACGTGGCCTCCCTGTTTCAATCCCTAGTTCGCGCAGTGGCGACTTCCCTCGACGTTCTTCCTCTCCACGAAATCGAGGTATCCGGCGAGGTGAGGGAGCTGGTGGAGCTGCTGGCGAAGCAAGCGAGGAAAGCAAAGATGGAGCACGAGCCTAAAGACGAGCACATGAGCAAGAGTGTTCATTCAATTCTAAAACAGTTGGAAAAAGGAATCGAAGTGGATAAGAATGCATTGAAAGAGATCATCGAGTACCTAGAAATCAAGACGTGGAACGAGTGTAACAGAGAGATAAATCTTTTAGAAGAAGAAATCGCTTTAGAATGCAGTAACTGCAACGAGCGAGAGCATGAGCGAGACGCTCCTCTATTGAGTAGCTTGTTAGGGTTGATGAGCTACTGCAGGGTAGTGATATTCGAAACACTAGAAATTAGCAATAACAGAGAGAAATCAGAAACGAGAATGAGCACGGAAATGATAACGTCCGTCAATCCAGAGGACTTTCGCTGCCCAATATCTCTGGAGATGATGACGGATCCCGTGACGGTTACAACTGGACAAACGTACGACAGAGCTTCCATCAAGAAATGGCTGAAAGCAGGGAACACCATATGCCCTAAAACAGGGGAGAATCTCTCAAACACGGAACTCGTCCCAAACACAACCCTCAAGAGACTCATCCAACAGTTCTGCAATGATAACGGCATTTCCCTCTCAAAATCAACCAACCGTAACCGCGATTTAGCCAATACAATATTACCAGGCAGTGCGGCCAACGCTCACGCCATGCAGTTCGTCTCATGGTTCCTCACACGGATGCTCGCCTTCGGTACGGACAAACAGAAATCCAAAGCCGCTTACGAGATTCGGTTACTTGCTAGGTCCAATCTGTTCAACAGAGCGTGCTTGATCCAAGTTGGAACAATTCCGCCTCTGCTTGATCTTCTTCTCTGCACGGACGAGAAATCCACACAGGAAAACGCAATTTCCGCGTTGATGAAGCTTTCTAAGCATGCCACTGGGCCCCAGCACATCATGGATTCTAACGGTCTGAAACCGATTCTAACAGTTTTAAAGAAAGGGCTCAGCCTCGAAGCGCGGCAAGTTGCGGCGGCTACTGTTTTCTACCTTTCGTCAGTGAGAGAGTATAGAAAGGTGGTAGGGGAAAACCCTGAGGTGGTTCCTTCTCTGGTGGAGTTGGTGAATGAAGGAACCACGTGCGGGAAGAGGAATGCAGTGGTTGCGATTTATGGTTTGGTTCTTGTTCCAAGGAACCAGAAACGAGCAATCGAAGCGGGTGTCGTTCACGCGCTCGTTGGCGTGTTAGGATCGTCCGAGAAGGACGAGCTTGTAACTGAATGTTTGGCGGTTTTAGCCGTTTTAGCTGAGAATGTGGAAGGAGCGAACGCGATTTTGCGCACTTCGGCTCTGTCGTTAATTACTGGGATGCTCCAAACGGCGTCGTTGCGCGTGGGGAAAGAGCACTGTGCTTCGATTTTGCTTTCGCTTTGTGTTAACATTGGTGCTGAGGTTGTGGCGGTTTTGGCCAAGGACCCTTCGGTGATGCCTCTGCTTTACTCGCTTCTCACGGAAGGTACTTCCCACGCGGCGAAGAAAGCAAGGTTCCTCATCAAAGTTCTGCAGGATTTCAGTGAAACCAGAGCTTCGGGTTTCAAGGGTTCCTCTGTTCCGCAGGAACCATCGCTTCCTGTTTGGTGA
- the LOC130983251 gene encoding 7-deoxyloganetin glucosyltransferase-like — protein MERGDGGCGGGLSHASHDSHGSSISMRRRRVNAHDGSCLCGLKTVIKKSGTAENPNRLFHACPRYRKGSHCNYFKWVDDDEFEAVGVCGTKKDAGADMEVEGLCSFRKLIASLVSPNHDDVPPVTCIVSDGVMWFTLKVAQEFHIPHFVFFTPSACGMLGYINFEEIRKRGYFPLKEEKNLLDGYLDTEVDWIPAMKGARLKDLPTFFRTTNPSDVMFNYNIVKVNTAMDAKGVILNTFEDLESEVLDAIRAKYSNVYSIGPLSMLFKQLSNSNTQLESIDLNLWKEDNKCLEWLDKRDRGSVVYVNFGSLVIMTPKQLSKFAWGLVNSKYHFLWVIRPNLVHDNNNNNGDGKLSDEYVNVIERCERGLVLRWCQQEKVLCHASIGGFLTHCGWNSTLESICEGVPMACWPFFAEQQTNSFYACKKWGIGMEIECDVKREQVEGLVRELMEGQKGKEIKVYKFEGLI, from the exons ATGGAGAGAGGAGATGGTGGTTGTGGTGGCGGTTTGTCACATGCATCGCACGACAGTCATGGATCCAGTATTTCGATGCGAAGGAGGAGGGTGAATGCTCAtgatggatcatgtttatgtgGGCTGAAGACTGTGATTAAGAAATCTGGGACAGCGGAGAATCCGAATAGATTGTTCCATGCATGTCCAAGGTACCGG AAGGGTAGTCACTGTAATTATTTTAAGTgggttgatgatgatgaatttGAAGCAGTGGGTGTGTGTGGTACAAAGAAAGATGCAGGAGCTGATATGGAGGTTGAAG GCTTGTGTTCTTTCAGAAAACTCATTGCAAGCCTTGTTTCTCCAAACCATGATGATGTGCCTCCTGTTACTTGCATAGTTTCTGATGGTGTTATGTGGTTCACTTTGAAAGTTGCTCAAGAGTTCCACATCCCTcactttgtgtttttcactcCCAGTGCCTGTGGCATGCTGGGATACATTAACTTTGAAGAGATTCGAAAAAGAGGTTATTTCCCATTGAAAG aaGAGAAGAATCTGCTTGATGGATATCTTGATACTGAAGTTGATTGGATTCCAGCAATGAAAGGAGCAAGACTAAAAGACCTTCCCACATTTTTTAGGACTACTAATCCTTCTGATGTAATGTTCAATTACAACATAGTAAAAGTGAACACTGCTATGGATGCCAAAGGGGTTATCCTTAACACCTTTGAAGACTTAGAATCAGAGGTTTTGGATGCCATCAGAGCCAAATACTCCAATGTCTACTCCATTGGTCCATTATCAATGCTATTCAAACAGCTCTCAAACTCAAATACTCAATTGGAGTCGATTGATCTGAATCTGTGGAAGGAAGACAACAAATGCTTGGAATGGTTGGATAAAAGAGACAGAGGTTCTGTTGTGTATGTGAACTTTGGTAGCTTAGTGATTATGACACCAAAGCAACTAAGTAAATTTGCTTGGGGTTTGGTTAATAGCAAGTACCATTTCTTGTGGGTCATAAGGCCTAATCTTGTgcatgataataataataataatggtgatGGGAAATTAAGTGATGAATATGTGAATGTGATTGAAAGATGTGAGAGGGGATTGGTATTGAGGTGGTGCCAACAAGAGAAAGTTCTGTGTCATGCATCAATTGGCGGATTTCTAACACATTGTGGGTGGAACTCAACATTGGAGAGCATATGTGAGGGAGTTCCAATGGCATGTTGGCCTTTCTTTGCAGAACAACAAACAAACAGCTTCTATGCATGCAAGAAATGGGGGATTGGGATGGAGATTGAGTGTGATGTTAAGAGAGAGCAGGTTGAGGGGCTTGTGAGGGAACTCATGGAGGGGcaaaaagggaaagaaattaAGGTTTATAAATTCGAAGGACTAATTTGA